Proteins encoded within one genomic window of Macrotis lagotis isolate mMagLag1 chromosome 3, bilby.v1.9.chrom.fasta, whole genome shotgun sequence:
- the LOC141516951 gene encoding olfactory receptor 4P4-like yields MKYKNNFTEFILLGFTQNSQVQILCFVIFLFSYMAILMGNFIVIISILHSRLIEQPMYFFLTYLSFIDVCYTSTVNPKLISDMLAKRKTISYANCLIQLFTMHFFGGVEVFILTGMAYDRYVAICKPLHYMTIMSRDRCNALVLAACGGGFLHSFGQIVLAVLLPFCGPNEIDHYFCDIYPLLKLACTDTYSFGLLIIANSGMIALVVFMVLMGSYAVILYTLRAHSSESRQKALSTCGSHITVVVLFFGPLLFIYFRPPTTFKEEKVLALFYTIITPMLNPLIYTLKNSEMKNVMKKVWSRNLFKGRKQLF; encoded by the coding sequence atgaaatataaaaataatttcactgaATTTATTCTCTTAGGATTTACACAGAATTCCCAGGTTCAGATTCTgtgctttgtcattttcttattttcttatatgGCTATTTTGATGGGAAATTTCATTGTCATAATCTCTATTCTACATAGCCGGCTCATTGAACAACCGATGTATTTCTTCCTGACTTATTTGTCTTTTATTGATGTTTGCTACACATCCACAGTGAACCCTAAACTCATCAGTGACATGCTGGCTAAGAGGAAGACAATTTCCTATGCTAATTGTCTGATACAACTCTTCACTATGCATTTCTTTGGAGGGGTGGAGGTCTTCATACTCACAGGGATGGCCTATGACCGCTATGTGGCCATTTGCAAACCTCTCCACTATATGACGATCATGAGCAGGGACAGGTGTAATGCACTAGTCTTGGCTGCTTGTGGTGGGGGGTTTCTACATTCATTTGGACAAATTGTCCTGGCTGTTCTCCTACCTTTCTGTGGCCCCAATGAGATTGATCATTATTTCTGTGATATATATCCACTGTTGAAACTTGCCTGCACTGATACTTACAGTTTTGGTCTTTTAATAATAGCCAATTCTGGAATGATTGCCTTGGTAGTTTTCATGGTCCTTATGGGTTCCTATGCTGTGATCTTATATACACTTCGGGCACATTCTTCTGAGAGCCGACAGAAAGCACTCTCCACGTGTGGTTCCCATATCACTGTTGTAGTCCTGTTCTTTGGCcctttacttttcatttattttagacCACCTACCACATTCAAGGAGGAAAAAGTGTTGGCCCTTTTTTATacaatcatcactcccatgttaaaTCCTCTGATCTACACtttgaaaaattcagaaatgaaaaatgtcatGAAGAAGGTGTGGAGCAGAAACCTTTTCAAGGGCAGAAAACAGCTGTTCTAA